From a region of the Odontesthes bonariensis isolate fOdoBon6 chromosome 2, fOdoBon6.hap1, whole genome shotgun sequence genome:
- the rgra gene encoding retinal G protein coupled receptor a, whose translation MVSSYPLPDGFSDFDVFSLGSCLLVEGLLGIFLNAVTIVSFLKVRELRTPSNFLVFSLAMADIGISMNATVAAFSSFLRYWPYGSDGCQTHGFQGFMTALASIHFIAAIAWDRYHQYCTRTKLQWSSAITLAVFVWLFTAFWAAMPLFGWGEYDYEPLRTCCTLDYSKGDRNYVSYLIPMSIFNMGIQVFVVMSSYQSIAQKFKKTGNPRFNPNTPLKTLLFCWSPYGILAFYAAVENANLVSPKLRMLAPILAKTSPSFNPLLYALGNENYRGGIWQLLTGEKIDAPQIENKSK comes from the exons ATGGTCTCGTCGTACCCTTTACCGGATGGCTTCTCCGACTTCGATGTGTTTTCCCTGGGATCTTGTCTGCTGGTGGAGG GTCTGCTGGGCATCTTTCTGAATGCGGTGACAATCGTTTCGTTCCTCAAAGTGAGAGAGCTGAGGACCCCCAGCAATTTTCTAGTGTTCAGTTTAGCGATGGCTGATATCGGCATCTCCATGAACGCCACCGTTGCAgctttctccagctttctgag GTACTGGCCTTACGGCTCAGACGGATGCCAGACTCATGGTTTCCAGGGCTTCATGACAGCTCTTGCCAGCATCCACTTCATAGCAGCCATCGCCTGGGACAGATATCATCAGTACTGCACTA GGACAAAGCTCCAGTGGAGCAGTGCTATTACTCTGGCTGTTTTTGTCTGGCTCTTCACTGCCTTCTGGGCAGCCATGCCGCTTTTTGGCTGGGGAGAGTACGACTATGAGCCCCTCAGGACTTGCTGCACTCTGGACTACAGCAAGGGAGACAG GAACTATGTGTCCTACTTGATCCCAATGAGCATCTTCAACATGGGCATTCAGGTGTTTGTTGTCATGTCCTCCTACCAGTCCATTGCACAGAAATTCAAGAAAACTGGAAACCCCAGG TTCAACCCCAACACTCCTCTTAAGACGTTGCTTTTCTGTTGGAGCCCCTATGGCATCCTGGCTTTCTATGCTGCTGTGGAGAACGCCAACTTGGTCTCGCCTAAGCTCAGGATG CTCGCACCTATCCTGGCCAAGACCTCACCCTCTTTCAATCCGCTCTTGTACGCTTTGGGAAATGAGAACTACAGAGGTGGCATTTGGCAGCTTCTCACTGGGGAAAAGATTGATGCTCCTCAAATTGAAAATAAGTCCAAATAA
- the lrit1a gene encoding leucine-rich repeat, immunoglobulin-like domain and transmembrane domain-containing protein 1a, giving the protein MFFVLLLGLCVAAGELFSAVSSCPPQCSCFYHNLSDGSKARSVICNDPDISLVPVGFPVDASKLRIEKTSIQLIPSEAFNYLSSLEFLWMSFNTLSGLSPDSFRGLFNLEELRLDGNALTAFPWESLMDMPSLRLLDLHNNQLTSLPAEATTYIKNLTYLDLSSNSLLTLPAEVLSTWLAAKPTQGPESSKMILGLHDNPWVCDCRLYDLVQFQKSPTFSVAFIDTRLRCSAPESLSGVLFSDAELRQCQLPRIHTAVARVRSAVGNNVLLRCGTIGVPIPDLTWRRADGRALNGTVQQETSQEGITWSILSVPAVSYRDSGKFICKATNYAGNAEAVISLMVSNTPKPEGNQTIIDKKVKVKKPNQLGKAAYQERLVARYVAPTSTPSSSPIVGPGLIPNPDSGLASYSMTDRATQGPATSSNPDSLLDLEKTNLSNLAANTSSLQQDPDRVVRSVKVVGDTDNTISLNWRAPKAKNTTAFSVLYAVFGERDMRKINVAAGQNRVTIDGLVPKTKYIACVCVRGLIPRKEQCVIFSTDEAASATGTQRLINVIVITVACIIAVPLTVIVCCGALKRRIQKYWGKKSKDIQDSYVTFETLSPATKAKGLEGEYLNRMNPEESNRLLSARSSLDSESTAKIEGQPNEYFC; this is encoded by the exons ATGTTCTTCGTCCTGCTCCTGGGGCTCTGCGTGGCCGCAGGTGAGCTTTTCTCCGCAGTGAGCTCCTGCCCTCCGCAGTGCAGCTGTTTTTACCACAACTTGAGTGATGGATCAAAGGCCAG GAGCGTGATATGCAATGATCCCGATATATCTCTTGTGCCTGTCGGGTTCCCGGTTGACGCATCCAAGTTGCGGATTGAGAAGACCTCCATCCAGCTGATACCAAGCGAAGCCTTCAACTACCTCTCTAGTCTGGAATTCCTGTGGATGTCTTTCAACACGCTGTCCGGCTTGAGTCCAGACAGTTTTCGGGGACTGTTTAACCTAGAAGAGCTTCGTCTGGACGGGAATGCCCTAACCGCCTTTCCCTGGGAATCTCTCATGGATATGCCCAGCCTCAGACTGCTGGATTTGCACAACAACCAGCTCACCTCGCTGCCCGCCGAAGCCACCACTTACATTAAAAACCTCACCTACCTGGATCTTTCCAGCAACAGCCTGCTGACCTTGCCGGCAGAGGTGCTGTCCACTTGGCTGGCTGCAAAACCCACACAGGGTCCAGAAAGCTCCAAAATGATACTTG GTCTCCATGACAAcccctgggtgtgtgactgccGGCTTTACGACCTAGTCCAATTCCAGAAGTCTCCCACATTTTCAGTGGCATTCATCGACACAAGACTCCGTTGTTCAGCTCCGGAGAGTCTGTCGGGAGTCTTGTTCAGTGATGCAGAACTGCGGCAGTGTCAACTCCCACGTATCCACACAGCTGTGGCACGAGTCCGGAGCGCAGTTGGAAACAATGTGCTACTTCGTTGTGGGACCATTGGAGTCCCTATACCAGACCTGACGTGGCGCAGGGCAGATGGACGAGCTCTCAATGGAACAG TGCAGCAAGAAACATCTCAGGAGGGAATCACCTGGTCCATCCTCAGTGTACCAGCTGTGTCATATCGTGATTCTGGGAAATTCATCTGCAAGGCCACTAACTATGCAGGGAACGCTGAGGCTGTGATTTCTCTTATGGTCTCTAACACACCAAAACCAGAGGGGAACCAAACCATCATTGACAAGAAGGTCAAAGTCAAGAAACCAAACCAATTGGGCAAAGCTGCCTACCAGGAGAGGCTGGTGGCCAGATATGTAGCTCCAACCTCTACCCCTTCATCCTCGCCCATCGTAGGTCCTGGTCTTATACCTAATCCTGACTCTGGACTAGCCAGTTACAGCATGACTGACAGAGCCACCCAAGGGCCTGCTACATCCTCCAACCCAGATTCACTGCTGGATCTGGAGAAGACAAATCTAAGCAACCTGGCAGCAAACACCTCATCACTACAGCAGGACCCTGACAGAGTTGTCCGTTCGGTGAAGGTGGTGGGGGACACGGACAATACGATTTCTCTGAACTGGAGAGCCCCTAAAGCCAAGAACACAACTGCATTTAGTGTGCTGTATGCAGTGTTTGGAGAGAGGGACATGAGAAAAATCAATGTTGCTGCGGGCCAGAACCGTGTAACCATTGATGGGTTAGTGCCCAAAACCAAGTACATTGCCTGTGTTTGCGTGAGGGGGCTGATCCCCAGAAAAGAGCAGTGTGTCATATTTTCCACCGATGAAGCAGCCAGTGCCACAGGTACCCAGAGGCTAATTAATGTGATTGTGATCACTGTAGCCTGTATCATTGCAGTCCCGCTGACTGTCATTGTATGCTGCGGGGCGCTGAAAAGACGCATCCAAAAgtactggggaaaaaaatcaaaggacATCCAAGATTCTTATGTGACCTTTGAAACACTGTCGCCTGCCACAAAGGCTAAAGGGCTCGAGGGCGAGTATTTAAACAGAATGAACCCAGAGGAGTCCAACAGGCTGCTGTCAGCTCGTTCCAGCCTGGACTCGGAGTCCACAGCTAAGATAGAGGGACAGCCTAATGAGTACTTCTGCTGA
- the lrit2 gene encoding leucine-rich repeat, immunoglobulin-like domain and transmembrane domain-containing protein 2 isoform X1 has translation MTKIRIEKSHFTEIPRRAFSKTPALENLWLNFNDITVINSKGLEGLGNLTELRLQGNKLRSVPWTAFEDTPALKILDLKHNQLDVLPEHALKHLPGLTYLDVSFNRLTVISKEVFQNWPLYQKLQNKGERETSVSGPNVVLALHDNVWLCDCRLKGFVEFIMSLSPPIILMNSYLTCSGPDFRAGKFFHEIELQACTKPVVSTSSANMSLSQGSNLTLRCVAKARPEPSVWWTYGLKIIRGFHESQERVAEDTISSLLVIPSLHLADRGVYTCTAVNFIGNSSVNIFLDVHSTYLSQSPKVPGFPAAPDADVENVFIDIRIAKQTVRGITIEWFAALDHPSETWFTIHFGRAESDKRETTYIGPGIHSYSISELMPATKYEICVTLKNQAPRPGQCLIFVTGSDVTEKEQREKLIHIVVIVLAMVLAVPIGMYACTTDTRFTCVEVIMESWKNWQRETSSSEREHERQGTFDSLQAASDEGLVNKDSSEDRKVRRRSDDRPNKSKADHSRLTAELY, from the exons ATGACCAAAATACGCATAGAGAAATCTCACTTTACCGAAATTCCCAGAAGGGCTTTCTCAAAAACGCCCGCCTTGGAAAACTTGTGGTTGAACTTCAACGACATCACAGTGATAAACTCAAAAGGTCTGGAGGGCCTGGGGAACCTGACTGAGCTCCGTTTGCAGGGGAACAAGCTGCGTTCAGTACCATGGACAGCGTTCGAGGACACGCCGGCCCTCAAGATCCTGGACCTGAAACACAACCAGTTGGACGTCCTGCCGGAACATGCCTTAAAACATTTGCCAGGTCTTACATACTTAGACGTATCCTTCAATCGACTTACGGTCATATCGAAGGAGGTCTTCCAAAACTGGCCTCTCTATCAAAAACTACAGAACAAGGGAGAGCGGGAGACATCTGTGTCCGGGCCGAACGTCGTTCTGGCGCTACACGACAACGTCTGGCTATGCGATTGCCGTCTGAAGGGCTTTGTGGAGTTCATAATGTCATTAAGCCCCCCGATCATACTGATGAACTCCTACTTGACCTGCTCAGGGCCGGACTTTAGGGCAGGCAAGTTTTTCCACGAGATAGAGCTACAGGCGTGCACGAAGCCTGTCGTCAGCACCTCATCAGCAAACATGAGCCTGTCGCAGGGTTCGAACCTCACCCTGCGCTGCGTCGCCAAGGCAAGGCCAGAACCTTCCGTGTGGTGGACATATGGTCTGAAGATAATCAGAGGATTTCATG AATCTCAAGAAAGAGTGGCTGAGGATACCATCAGTTCCCTTCTGGTAATTCCCTCCCTTCATCTAGCTGATCGTGGTGTCTACACCTGCACTGCAGTCAACTTCATAGGAAACTCCTCAGTCAATATCTTCCTAGATGTCCACTCCACTTACTTGTCCCAGTCACCTAAAGTCCCAGGCTTCCCAGCTGCACCAGATGCTGATGTTGAAAATGTCTTCATTGACATTCGCATTGCTAAACAGACAGTGCGTGGTATCACTATTGAGTGGTTCGCTGCCCTAGACCACCCGTCCGAAACGTGGTTCACCATCCACTTTGGTCGCGCAGAGTCTGATAAAAGAGAAACAACCTACATTGGGCCTGGGATCCACTCTTACTCCATCTCTGAATTGATGCCTGCTACCAAATATGAAATCTGTGTAACCCTTAAGAACCAGGCACCACGTCCAGGCCAGTGCCTCATTTTTGTGACTGGAAGTGACGTTACTGAGAAGGAGCAGAGGGAGAAGCTTATTCATATAGTGGTGATAGTTTTAGCAATGGTGCTGGCGGTGCCCATAGGTATGTATGCCTGCACCACAGACACAAGGTTTACCTGTGTAGAGGTTATCATGGAGTCCTGGAAGAACTGGCAGAGAGAAACCAGCTCATCTGAGAGGGAGCATGAGAGGCAAGGCACCTTCGACAGTCTGCAGGCCGCCAGTGATGAGGGGCTGGTTAATAAAGATTCCAGTGAAGACAGGAAGGTGAGGAGGAGGTCAGATGACAGACCGAATAAGAGCAAAGCTGATCACAGCAGACTCACAGCAGAGCTGTATTAA
- the lrit2 gene encoding leucine-rich repeat, immunoglobulin-like domain and transmembrane domain-containing protein 2 isoform X2, translating into MTKIRIEKSHFTEIPRRAFSKTPALENLWLNFNDITVINSKGLEGLGNLTELRLQGNKLRSVPWTAFEDTPALKILDLKHNQLDVLPEHALKHLPGLTYLDVSFNRLTVISKEVFQNWPLYQKLQNKGERETSVSGPNVVLALHDNVWLCDCRLKGFVEFIMSLSPPIILMNSYLTCSGPDFRAGKFFHEIELQACTKPVVSTSSANMSLSQGSNLTLRCVAKARPEPSVWWTYGLKIIRGFHESQERVAEDTISSLLVIPSLHLADRGVYTCTAVNFIGNSSVNIFLDVHSTYLSQSPKVPGFPAAPDADVENVFIDIRIAKQTVRGITIEWFAALDHPSETWFTIHFGRAESDKRETTYIGPGIHSYSISELMPATKYEICVTLKNQAPRPGQCLIFVTGSDVTEKEQREKLIHIVVIVLAMVLAVPIGMYACTTDTRFTCVEVIMESWKNWQRETSSSEREHERQGTFDSLQAASDEGLVNKDSSEDRKAEEVVGKL; encoded by the exons ATGACCAAAATACGCATAGAGAAATCTCACTTTACCGAAATTCCCAGAAGGGCTTTCTCAAAAACGCCCGCCTTGGAAAACTTGTGGTTGAACTTCAACGACATCACAGTGATAAACTCAAAAGGTCTGGAGGGCCTGGGGAACCTGACTGAGCTCCGTTTGCAGGGGAACAAGCTGCGTTCAGTACCATGGACAGCGTTCGAGGACACGCCGGCCCTCAAGATCCTGGACCTGAAACACAACCAGTTGGACGTCCTGCCGGAACATGCCTTAAAACATTTGCCAGGTCTTACATACTTAGACGTATCCTTCAATCGACTTACGGTCATATCGAAGGAGGTCTTCCAAAACTGGCCTCTCTATCAAAAACTACAGAACAAGGGAGAGCGGGAGACATCTGTGTCCGGGCCGAACGTCGTTCTGGCGCTACACGACAACGTCTGGCTATGCGATTGCCGTCTGAAGGGCTTTGTGGAGTTCATAATGTCATTAAGCCCCCCGATCATACTGATGAACTCCTACTTGACCTGCTCAGGGCCGGACTTTAGGGCAGGCAAGTTTTTCCACGAGATAGAGCTACAGGCGTGCACGAAGCCTGTCGTCAGCACCTCATCAGCAAACATGAGCCTGTCGCAGGGTTCGAACCTCACCCTGCGCTGCGTCGCCAAGGCAAGGCCAGAACCTTCCGTGTGGTGGACATATGGTCTGAAGATAATCAGAGGATTTCATG AATCTCAAGAAAGAGTGGCTGAGGATACCATCAGTTCCCTTCTGGTAATTCCCTCCCTTCATCTAGCTGATCGTGGTGTCTACACCTGCACTGCAGTCAACTTCATAGGAAACTCCTCAGTCAATATCTTCCTAGATGTCCACTCCACTTACTTGTCCCAGTCACCTAAAGTCCCAGGCTTCCCAGCTGCACCAGATGCTGATGTTGAAAATGTCTTCATTGACATTCGCATTGCTAAACAGACAGTGCGTGGTATCACTATTGAGTGGTTCGCTGCCCTAGACCACCCGTCCGAAACGTGGTTCACCATCCACTTTGGTCGCGCAGAGTCTGATAAAAGAGAAACAACCTACATTGGGCCTGGGATCCACTCTTACTCCATCTCTGAATTGATGCCTGCTACCAAATATGAAATCTGTGTAACCCTTAAGAACCAGGCACCACGTCCAGGCCAGTGCCTCATTTTTGTGACTGGAAGTGACGTTACTGAGAAGGAGCAGAGGGAGAAGCTTATTCATATAGTGGTGATAGTTTTAGCAATGGTGCTGGCGGTGCCCATAGGTATGTATGCCTGCACCACAGACACAAGGTTTACCTGTGTAGAGGTTATCATGGAGTCCTGGAAGAACTGGCAGAGAGAAACCAGCTCATCTGAGAGGGAGCATGAGAGGCAAGGCACCTTCGACAGTCTGCAGGCCGCCAGTGATGAGGGGCTGGTTAATAAAGATTCCAGTGAAGACAGGAAG GCCGAGGAGGTTGTGGGAAAGTTGTGA